The genomic stretch TGCGTTCTTCGTTGCGTCACAGTTCCACCCTGAGTTCAAGAGCAGGCCGACCCGTCCCCACCCGCTGTTTCGCGACTTCGTCGGTGCGGCCCTCGCTCGGGCGGAATCTGTCGCCGGGGTCCTGCCGCTGCCGTCGGCTGAATCCGCGTCGCACTAGGGTTCTGACCGGGTCCTGCCGCTGCAGTTTCGCCGGCGGGCGCCGGTAGGATGCTCCACAGGAGGCCCAGATGATCATCGGTGTTCCCCGCGAGGTCATGGAGTCCGAGTACCGCGTGGCGATGACGCCCGTGGGGGTTCGCGAGCTAACTGCTGAGGGGAACCGTGTTCTGATTCAGCGATCCGCGGGGGACGGCTCCTCAATTCCAGACGCCGCGTTTGAGCGTGCCGGCGCAACATTGGTCGAGACGGCTGAAGAGACGTGGTCCGGGGCCGACCTGGTGTGCAAAGTGAAGGAACCCCTGCCGGCCGAGTTCAAGTACTTGCAGCCCGGGGTCACGCTGTTTACGTACCTGCACCTTGCGGCTCACCGTGACGTGACCAAGGCCCTTGCCGAGTCAGGGTGCGTGGCCATTGCGTACGAAACCGTGCAGGCGGAGAACGGTTCCCTTCCGCTTCTAACGCCTATGAGCGAGGTTGCGGGGAGGATGGCTCCGCATGTCGCTGCAACACACTTGGAACGGCCACATGGCGGCTCCGGCGTGCTGATGGGAGGGGTCTCCGGTGTGCGTCCGGCGCGAGTGGTCGTCCTCGGGGCAGGCGTTGCGGGAACGAATGCGGCCTGGATCGCCCAAGGCATGGAGGCCGAAGTCGTCCTGCTGGATCGGAACGTCGAGCGACTTCGGTACGTCGATCATATTCACAAGGGTCGGATTCTCACCCTCGCCAGTGCGGGATTGACGATCGAGGATCAGGTGCTGCAGGCCGACGTCGTGATTGGTGCCGTCCTTGTGCCCGGCGCGCGCGCCCCCAAGCTCGTGAGCGCGGAGATCGT from Actinomycetota bacterium encodes the following:
- the ald gene encoding alanine dehydrogenase; this translates as MIIGVPREVMESEYRVAMTPVGVRELTAEGNRVLIQRSAGDGSSIPDAAFERAGATLVETAEETWSGADLVCKVKEPLPAEFKYLQPGVTLFTYLHLAAHRDVTKALAESGCVAIAYETVQAENGSLPLLTPMSEVAGRMAPHVAATHLERPHGGSGVLMGGVSGVRPARVVVLGAGVAGTNAAWIAQGMEAEVVLLDRNVERLRYVDHIHKGRILTLASAGLTIEDQVLQADVVIGAVLVPGARAPKLVSAEIVSQMRPGSVIVDISIDQGGCFGTSRVTTHADPTYVTSGVVHYCVGNMPGAVPHTSTYALTNATMPYVVALARKGIVGAIHDDATLAQGVNVYEGSVTNQAVAEAHGLSCLPLESLLVP